A part of Nostoc sp. HK-01 genomic DNA contains:
- a CDS encoding aldo/keto reductase, translated as MEQHRFGSTQREVAAIGQGTWYIDNGDRASAIAALRQGLDLGMTHIDTAEMYGRAEEVVAEAIAGRRDRVFLVSKVLPGNASRRGTIIACEKSLARLHTDRLDCYLLHWRGQHPLEETIAAFEQLQHEGKILCWGVSNFDVPDLETVQNIAGEGSLVCNQVLYHLRQRAIEHAVIPWCEKHGVAVVAYSPFGHGDFPSSRTTAGRVLQEIAAAHNATPRQVALRFLVRHSSLFAIPKASNPEHAAENAGAGELNLTQTELDRIDAAFPTGSRPRVLPML; from the coding sequence ATGGAACAGCATCGATTTGGTTCCACGCAGCGCGAGGTGGCAGCGATCGGCCAAGGAACCTGGTACATCGACAACGGTGACCGCGCCTCAGCGATCGCCGCTTTGCGCCAAGGACTCGATCTCGGCATGACCCATATCGACACAGCGGAGATGTACGGCAGAGCCGAGGAGGTGGTCGCCGAGGCGATCGCTGGACGACGCGATCGGGTTTTCCTGGTTTCCAAGGTTCTTCCTGGAAATGCTTCTCGCAGAGGGACGATCATAGCTTGCGAGAAATCGCTCGCTCGACTTCATACAGATCGGCTGGACTGTTATCTGTTGCACTGGCGCGGTCAACACCCACTGGAGGAGACGATCGCTGCCTTCGAGCAGCTTCAGCACGAGGGGAAGATTCTCTGCTGGGGCGTGAGCAACTTCGATGTGCCTGACCTTGAAACAGTCCAGAATATCGCTGGCGAGGGTTCTCTCGTCTGCAATCAAGTCCTTTACCATTTGAGACAGAGAGCAATCGAACACGCTGTGATCCCCTGGTGTGAGAAGCATGGGGTAGCCGTAGTCGCATACAGCCCGTTCGGTCATGGGGATTTTCCCAGCTCGCGCACAACCGCAGGTCGCGTACTACAGGAAATCGCCGCCGCCCATAACGCCACCCCTCGCCAAGTCGCGCTCCGATTTCTGGTGCGTCATTCCTCGCTCTTCGCAATCCCCAAAGCATCCAACCCCGAACACGCCGCTGAAAACGCCGGAGCCGGGGAACTCAATCTGACCCAAACCGAACTCGATCGAATCGACGCAGCATTCCCGACCGGATCTCGTCCCCGCGTGCTTCCCATGCTGTAA
- a CDS encoding alcohol dehydrogenase GroES domain protein encodes MKAACWHGANDVRVETVPDPKILNPRDAILKVTSTTICGSDLHLYDGYIPTMQPGDILGHEFMGEVVEIGSEVKQLQKGDRVAVSSMVGCGSCFFCQRDLWSLCDNSNPNAWMQEKVFGFGTSGIYGYSHLFGGYAGGDAEYVRVPFADHGALKLPQDIPDEKLLPITDAFPTGYMGADLCNIQPGDIVAVWGCGPVGQFAMVSAYLLGAERVIGIDRFPYRLQLAKDFAKAETINYEEVDAGEALKEMTGGRGPDACIDACGMEAHGIGLEGFYDEAKQAVRLETDRPHVLRQMILACRKGGTLSVMGVYAGFVDKMPMGAFMNKALTLKTGQMHGQKYMPRLLSHVIEGEVDPSAVFSHRLSLEDAPRGFKLFKHKQDNCVKVLLKP; translated from the coding sequence ATGAAAGCAGCTTGCTGGCATGGTGCTAACGATGTGCGGGTCGAAACAGTTCCCGATCCAAAAATTCTCAACCCGCGCGATGCCATCCTTAAAGTGACATCAACAACCATTTGTGGTTCTGACTTGCACCTCTACGATGGCTACATTCCGACGATGCAACCGGGTGACATTCTTGGTCACGAGTTTATGGGGGAAGTTGTTGAAATTGGTAGCGAAGTCAAGCAATTGCAAAAGGGCGATCGCGTGGCTGTCTCTTCTATGGTCGGTTGCGGCTCATGTTTCTTCTGCCAACGGGATTTATGGTCACTATGCGATAACTCCAACCCCAACGCTTGGATGCAGGAGAAGGTGTTTGGCTTTGGTACGTCGGGAATTTATGGCTATTCCCATTTATTCGGTGGCTATGCCGGTGGCGATGCAGAATATGTTCGCGTGCCGTTTGCCGATCATGGCGCGCTCAAACTTCCCCAAGACATTCCCGATGAAAAACTGCTGCCGATCACCGATGCCTTTCCCACCGGCTACATGGGAGCAGATTTATGTAATATTCAGCCTGGAGACATCGTAGCAGTCTGGGGTTGTGGCCCAGTCGGACAGTTCGCTATGGTCAGTGCCTATCTACTCGGTGCCGAGCGCGTGATTGGCATTGATCGCTTTCCCTACCGCTTACAACTGGCTAAGGACTTTGCGAAAGCGGAAACGATCAATTATGAGGAAGTCGATGCGGGTGAAGCCTTAAAAGAAATGACAGGCGGGCGCGGCCCCGATGCTTGCATTGATGCCTGTGGCATGGAAGCCCACGGGATCGGGCTGGAAGGATTCTACGATGAAGCGAAGCAGGCAGTACGGCTGGAAACCGATCGCCCTCATGTGTTGCGGCAAATGATTCTGGCTTGTCGCAAGGGTGGCACTCTGTCGGTCATGGGCGTTTATGCTGGCTTCGTGGACAAGATGCCGATGGGCGCTTTCATGAACAAAGCCTTGACGCTCAAAACGGGACAAATGCACGGTCAAAAGTATATGCCTCGGTTGCTGAGTCACGTCATCGAAGGCGAAGTCGATCCATCTGCTGTATTCTCACATCGCCTCAGTCTTGAAGACGCACCACGCGGCTTTAAGCTTTTCAAACACAAACAAGACAACTGCGTCAAAGTCTTACTCAAACCCTGA
- a CDS encoding alcohol dehydrogenase produces the protein MKALCWHGANDVRVDTVPDPKIINPRDAIVKITSTAICGSDLHLYDGYIPTMEKGDILGHEFMGEVVELGSAVKNVKIGDRVVVPFTISCGSCFFCQKDLWSLCDNSNPNAWIPEKLMGYSPSGLFGYSHMMGGYAGGQAEYARVPFADVGLFKIPDGLTDEQVLFLTDIFPTGYMAAENCDIQPGDTVAIWGCGPVGQFAIRSAYMLGAERVIAIDRVPERLQMAKDGKAEVLNYEEVDVGEALKEMTGGRGPDACMDAVGMEAHGTGPDAFYDQVKQAVRMETDRPTALRQVIVACRKGGTVSIPGVYGGFVDKIPMGAAMNKALTFKTGQTHVHRYLRPLLERVQNGDIDPSFVITHRLPLEQAPHGYEIFKHKKDNCIKIVLKPGQAA, from the coding sequence ATGAAAGCACTTTGCTGGCACGGCGCTAATGATGTACGAGTTGATACAGTACCCGATCCAAAAATCATCAATCCGCGTGATGCGATTGTTAAAATCACGTCAACAGCGATTTGTGGTTCTGATTTACATCTTTATGACGGTTACATCCCCACGATGGAAAAGGGCGACATCCTTGGTCATGAATTCATGGGGGAAGTCGTTGAGCTAGGCAGTGCCGTCAAGAATGTAAAGATAGGCGATCGCGTTGTTGTCCCCTTTACCATTTCCTGCGGCTCCTGTTTCTTTTGTCAAAAAGATTTGTGGTCGCTGTGCGATAACTCCAACCCCAACGCCTGGATACCAGAAAAACTCATGGGTTATTCTCCATCTGGTCTTTTCGGCTACTCCCATATGATGGGTGGCTATGCTGGAGGTCAAGCTGAATATGCCCGCGTTCCTTTTGCCGATGTCGGTTTATTCAAGATTCCTGATGGACTAACAGACGAACAAGTCCTGTTTCTGACGGATATCTTCCCCACTGGCTATATGGCAGCGGAAAACTGCGATATCCAGCCAGGAGATACTGTAGCGATCTGGGGCTGCGGCCCAGTCGGACAGTTTGCCATTAGAAGTGCATATATGTTAGGTGCCGAGCGCGTCATTGCGATTGATCGAGTTCCCGAACGCCTACAGATGGCGAAAGACGGTAAGGCAGAAGTCCTTAACTATGAGGAAGTTGATGTTGGTGAAGCATTGAAAGAAATGACCGGTGGTCGCGGCCCCGATGCTTGCATGGATGCTGTGGGAATGGAAGCCCACGGTACGGGCCCTGATGCGTTTTACGACCAGGTAAAGCAAGCCGTGCGTATGGAAACCGACCGACCCACTGCCCTAAGGCAAGTGATTGTTGCCTGCCGCAAAGGTGGCACTGTTTCAATTCCTGGTGTTTACGGCGGCTTTGTAGACAAGATACCGATGGGTGCTGCTATGAACAAAGCCTTAACATTTAAAACCGGACAAACGCACGTTCATCGTTACCTGCGCCCACTACTTGAGCGCGTCCAAAATGGCGATATCGACCCATCTTTTGTAATCACCCATCGTCTACCGCTAGAACAAGCACCCCACGGCTACGAAATTTTTAAACACAAGAAGGACAACTGTATCAAGATCGTGCTCAAGCCAGGTCAGGCTGCCTAA
- a CDS encoding intracellular protease, PfpI family protein translates to MTEELTNKKVAILVTDGFEQVEMTQPKLALESAGAQTHIISPKSDRVQGWNYYDKGDFFPVDVPLDQVNPADYDALLLPGGVANPDQLRTQAKVIEFIKSFFDTDKPVAVICHGPWTLIDADVVRARRLTSWPSLKTDLQNAGAQWVDQEVVVDSNLVSSRKPDDIPAFNREMIELFSHAGQVRQMV, encoded by the coding sequence ATGACAGAAGAGCTCACAAATAAGAAAGTTGCCATTCTGGTTACAGATGGCTTTGAACAAGTTGAAATGACTCAACCAAAGCTTGCCCTTGAGTCAGCAGGTGCTCAAACCCATATCATTTCACCTAAGAGCGATCGCGTTCAGGGCTGGAACTATTATGACAAAGGGGATTTTTTCCCGGTAGATGTCCCCCTCGATCAAGTAAATCCAGCCGACTATGATGCCCTCCTGCTTCCCGGTGGTGTTGCCAATCCAGATCAACTTCGGACTCAAGCTAAGGTGATCGAGTTTATAAAGTCCTTCTTCGATACTGACAAGCCGGTAGCGGTGATCTGCCACGGGCCTTGGACTCTGATCGACGCAGATGTGGTGCGCGCACGAAGGCTCACCTCGTGGCCGTCGCTCAAGACCGATCTCCAGAACGCAGGTGCCCAGTGGGTAGATCAGGAAGTTGTAGTTGATAGCAATCTCGTGTCGAGCCGCAAGCCAGACGACATTCCAGCCTTCAATCGGGAAATGATCGAGCTGTTCAGCCATGCAGGGCAGGTACGGCAGATGGTGTGA
- a CDS encoding cyclase/dehydrase: MSQPIKVEKTVTINKPAEELYRFWHNFGNLPRFMKHLKDVKVHDNQRESSGHATRTHWTTSGVLGVNVEWDADIIEDRENELIAWASVEGADVDNSGSVRFQPAPANRGTEVKVVTKYNPPGGAIGATIAKLFGEEPEQQIGDDLRRFKMMMEAGEIATTEGQPRGK; encoded by the coding sequence CCAACCGATTAAAGTTGAAAAGACGGTAACGATTAACAAACCAGCAGAGGAACTCTACCGCTTTTGGCATAACTTTGGGAACTTGCCGCGCTTCATGAAGCATCTCAAAGACGTAAAAGTACACGATAATCAGCGAGAGTCCTCCGGACACGCTACGCGAACGCACTGGACGACCAGTGGGGTGTTAGGTGTAAATGTTGAATGGGATGCAGACATCATTGAAGATCGGGAAAACGAATTGATTGCTTGGGCTTCGGTTGAAGGTGCAGATGTTGATAACTCTGGTTCTGTCCGCTTCCAGCCAGCACCCGCCAATCGCGGTACTGAGGTAAAAGTTGTCACGAAATATAACCCGCCTGGTGGAGCAATTGGAGCTACCATTGCCAAACTCTTCGGCGAAGAACCAGAACAGCAGATTGGAGATGATTTACGCCGCTTCAAAATGATGATGGAAGCAGGCGAGATTGCCACCACAGAGGGACAACCAAGAGGGAAATAG